Proteins co-encoded in one Desulfoplanes formicivorans genomic window:
- a CDS encoding 4Fe-4S binding protein encodes MTPPSTHEVIVCRGTRPAGCPKGLELAHGFAREVSRVIEHSGWPAFLQENVHGRIGHHHQFRVSIAACANGCSRPHIVDVGFIAAEYPVVDQDLCIGCGKCIRACPDGAITAMEEGVQIAGGSCLGCGTCVRVCEQSALVPVSTGYRVVVGGKLGRHPRLGRELPGVFAPEEALDLLAKVLEFVMEHYTHGRNVGTIMETVGDPW; translated from the coding sequence ATGACACCACCATCCACCCATGAGGTCATTGTCTGTCGAGGGACCCGCCCTGCCGGATGTCCAAAAGGCCTGGAGCTTGCCCACGGGTTTGCCCGGGAGGTGAGCCGGGTCATTGAACATTCCGGATGGCCGGCCTTTTTGCAGGAAAACGTGCATGGCAGGATAGGTCATCACCACCAGTTTCGAGTCAGCATTGCTGCCTGTGCCAATGGCTGTTCCAGGCCGCATATCGTGGATGTGGGGTTTATTGCCGCCGAGTATCCCGTGGTGGATCAGGATCTTTGCATCGGGTGCGGCAAATGCATCCGGGCGTGTCCGGATGGGGCCATTACGGCCATGGAAGAGGGCGTGCAGATAGCGGGAGGATCATGCCTTGGGTGCGGTACGTGCGTGCGGGTGTGTGAACAGTCCGCTCTGGTCCCGGTGAGTACCGGATACCGGGTGGTGGTGGGAGGCAAACTGGGTCGTCATCCCCGGTTGGGCCGGGAACTTCCCGGGGTCTTTGCTCCAGAGGAGGCCCTGGATCTTTTGGCAAAGGTTTTGGAATTCGTGATGGAGCATTATACCCATGGACGGAATGTGGGGACCATCATGGAGACGGTGGGAGACCCCTGGTAG
- a CDS encoding Tex family protein gives MKEQCARVAREMGLGTGQVEKVAGLLGEGATVPFIARYRKEMTGDLDEVAIAGIRDGLARLAQLDQRREAILASLGERDLLTAALRDRIAAAESLPVLEDIYLPYRPKRRTKAAMAREKGLAPLAKVLLRQQPGDVDALAGRYVDPDKGVMDGSLALEGARHILAEMLSEDGSLRKKLRRLFATQARIVTRVKPGKQEEGIKFKDYFAWSEKASQAPSHRILAVLRGEREGVLGLRILPDETQAMALVLSHAVQNNTPSARQVELAARDAYKRLLAPSMETELRGELKKRADQEAIRVFAENLRQLLMAPPLGPKRIMGLDPGFRTGVKLVCLDEQGGLVHAETIFPFPGDKKRVQAARQVTALCTRYHIQAVAIGNGTAGRETESFVRSLDLGPEVDVVMVNESGASVYSASRVAREEFPHHDVTVRGAVSIARRLMDPLAELVKIDPKAIGVGQYQHDVDQKELKKSLEDVVVSCVNQVGVDVNWASKELLTFVSGLGPTLAAHIVAYRNEHGPFTSRKQLLKVKRLGPKAFEQAAGFLRIRGGKQPLDGSAVHPERYPLVETMARDLGCTVSELMASPALQEHIRIKDYVTHKVGLPTLRHIMAELKKPGRDPRSVFKPFVFADNVAAIQDLQPGMRLPGIVTNVTRFGAFVDVGVHQDGLVHISQLADRYVKDPADVVKVGQQVEVAVLEVNVARKRISLSMRAEG, from the coding sequence GTGAAGGAACAATGTGCACGTGTGGCCAGGGAAATGGGCTTGGGAACGGGCCAGGTGGAAAAGGTTGCCGGGCTGTTGGGCGAAGGGGCAACCGTTCCGTTCATTGCCCGGTATCGCAAGGAAATGACCGGCGACCTGGATGAGGTGGCCATTGCCGGGATCAGGGATGGGCTGGCCAGACTAGCGCAACTTGATCAGCGGCGGGAGGCCATTCTTGCTTCCCTGGGGGAGCGGGATCTGTTGACCGCTGCTTTGCGCGATCGCATTGCTGCGGCCGAAAGTCTGCCCGTGCTCGAGGATATCTATCTGCCGTACCGACCCAAGCGGCGGACCAAGGCGGCCATGGCCAGGGAAAAGGGACTGGCTCCCCTGGCCAAGGTGTTGTTGCGGCAGCAACCCGGGGATGTTGATGCTCTGGCCGGCAGGTATGTGGATCCGGACAAGGGGGTTATGGATGGCTCCCTGGCCCTTGAGGGCGCCCGGCATATCCTGGCTGAAATGTTGAGTGAAGACGGATCATTGCGCAAGAAACTGCGTCGATTGTTTGCCACCCAGGCCCGTATTGTGACCAGGGTGAAACCGGGAAAACAGGAAGAGGGGATCAAGTTCAAGGATTATTTTGCCTGGTCGGAAAAGGCGTCTCAGGCTCCGAGCCATCGGATTCTGGCCGTGTTGCGGGGGGAGCGCGAGGGGGTTCTGGGGCTCAGGATCCTGCCCGATGAAACCCAAGCCATGGCGCTCGTCCTGTCTCATGCGGTACAAAACAATACACCGTCGGCCAGGCAGGTGGAGCTGGCAGCCCGGGATGCCTACAAGCGGCTCCTTGCTCCGTCCATGGAAACGGAACTTCGCGGAGAGCTCAAGAAACGGGCAGACCAGGAAGCCATCCGGGTGTTTGCGGAAAATCTTCGCCAATTGCTCATGGCGCCGCCTCTGGGACCCAAGCGGATCATGGGACTTGATCCCGGGTTCAGGACCGGCGTCAAGCTGGTTTGTCTGGACGAGCAGGGCGGGCTGGTCCATGCTGAAACCATCTTCCCCTTTCCTGGTGACAAGAAACGGGTTCAGGCTGCCCGGCAGGTGACCGCGTTATGCACCCGATATCATATCCAGGCCGTTGCCATTGGCAATGGTACGGCCGGGCGGGAAACCGAATCCTTTGTCCGTTCTCTGGATTTGGGACCTGAGGTGGATGTTGTCATGGTCAACGAGTCGGGGGCTTCGGTCTATTCGGCTTCCCGTGTTGCCAGGGAGGAGTTTCCCCACCATGATGTCACGGTGCGGGGCGCTGTGTCCATTGCCCGCCGGCTCATGGACCCCCTGGCCGAACTGGTCAAGATTGATCCCAAGGCCATCGGGGTGGGGCAGTATCAGCATGATGTGGATCAGAAAGAACTCAAGAAAAGCCTGGAAGATGTGGTGGTTTCCTGCGTCAACCAGGTCGGAGTTGATGTGAATTGGGCCAGCAAGGAATTGTTGACATTTGTGTCCGGGCTTGGACCGACATTGGCGGCCCATATTGTGGCGTACAGGAACGAACACGGCCCGTTCACCTCCCGCAAGCAGCTTCTCAAGGTCAAACGCCTCGGCCCCAAGGCCTTTGAACAGGCAGCCGGGTTTTTGCGTATCCGGGGAGGCAAACAGCCTCTGGACGGTTCGGCCGTGCATCCTGAACGTTATCCCCTTGTGGAAACCATGGCCAGGGATCTCGGATGTACGGTCAGCGAGCTCATGGCTTCCCCTGCCTTGCAGGAACACATCCGCATCAAGGACTATGTTACCCACAAGGTGGGCCTGCCCACGCTGCGCCATATCATGGCCGAGTTGAAAAAACCCGGCCGGGACCCCCGATCGGTGTTCAAGCCCTTTGTCTTTGCGGACAACGTGGCTGCCATCCAGGACCTCCAACCGGGCATGCGTCTGCCGGGCATTGTCACCAATGTGACCCGGTTCGGGGCCTTTGTGGATGTGGGGGTTCACCAGGACGGTCTGGTGCACATAAGCCAATTGGCCGACAGATACGTGAAGGATCCGGCCGACGTGGTCAAGGTGGGCCAGCAGGTGGAGGTTGCGGTTCTGGAGGTGAATGTTGCCAGAAAGCGGATTTCTCTGTCCATGAGAGCGGAAGGATAA